TACGGCCCGTCTACAGTATATGTAAATTTTACAGTGAACAAAGCCCCTTTAACCGCAAGACCAAATGATACAGTCCGCATTTACCAGCAAGATAACCCTGCCTTCACCGTTAAATATACTGGCCTCGTAAATGGCGATACTGAAAAATCGTTTTCATCTTTCCGGGTTAGCTCCGCAGCGGGTAAAAATAGCCTACCTGGCGTTTATCCCATCACCGCTTATATTCAAACAAGCAACTATGATGTAACCAATATAGATGGTAAATTAACTGTGATCAACCCTCCTGTAGCATTCACAATTGCCGGTAAACATATTTACGGCGAAGCAGATTTCGCACTTAATGCAACCAGTCCAAATACCACACAACCAATAACCTTTACCAGTTCAAACCCGGCTGTTGCAACCATTGTAAGCAACAAAATACATATTGTTGGAGCAGGCACAACGCAAATAACCGCGAGCCAGGCTACAGATGGCTATTATCCGGCTTACAGTACAACACAACCTTTAACAGTAGATAAAGCGCCGCTAACGATTACCGCACACAATGTAAGTATGTATGCGGGCGATGCTATCCCAACGTTAACGGCCACTTATGCGGGCTTTGTAAACGGTGATGGCAGTGCCGATCTGTTATCGGCTGTCAGGTTTAGTACAAGCGCGCCTGCCACACCGGATGCAGGCACGTACGTCATATCCCTGTCGGGAGCAACATCCAATAATTATCTAATTACCTATACAAGCGGCAAGCTAACCGTTACCAACGCCATACCTACCATAACATCATTTAGCCCATCAACAGCTATTGAGGGGTCGGTGGTAACCATAACCGGCACCAACCTGGATAAGGTTACTTCGGTAAAGTTTGGCGCAACTAACGCCGCCTCGTTCGCGGCCTCTTCAAAAACAACCCTACAGGCGGTGGTTGGTAAGGGCGCATCGGGTACTGTTTTGATAGTAGCCCCGGGCGGTACCGCTACATTATCGGGCTTTACATTTATGTATACACTACCCCAAAGCAATTTCAAGCTAACAACAACCGGGGCAAGCTGCAACGGCAGCATAAACGGTGCTGTAAATATAACAGCCGAACAAACGTTAAACTACACCGCAACTATCACCGGTAACGGACTTAACACTCCCTATACCTTTACTACCGCTAAAACCATCAGTAACCTCGCAGCCGGTAGTTACAATGTTTGCATCACTGTTGCCGGATATACCGATTATAAACAATGTTACGATGTTGTTATAACCGAACCGAAAAACCTTTCGGTTTATGCTGCCATTAACCCCAACCAGGACCAGTTAAACTTAACATTGGATGGGGGCACCAGCTATACCATTAAGCTTAACGGCATGCAATACTCCACTACCGAAAGCAGCATCAATTTGCCACTTGGCCTGGGCGATAATGAAGTAGAGGTAACTACCGATAAGCTTTGCCAGGGCATTTTTAAAAAGCTTTTCAGCATCGGCACGCGCATCATTCCGTACCCTAACCCGTTTCAAAGCTCATTGAAGCTTAACCTTGGTAATAAAAACGTAGGTTCGGTAGCGGTAGAGATCCATGACCTGGCTGATGGTAAACTCGTTTACCTGAAGCAGTATGCCAACCAGTCGGGCATTTTAAACCTCGACCTTGGTGAATTAAAAAACCACGTTTACTCACTCAAACTCACCCGCGACGGACAGGAAAACATTTATAAAATATTAAAACAACAATGAAAAAAAATATATTAATAATAGCAGCTGCATTTGTTATGGCAAGCTGCGGAGGAAAAGGCAATAACCCTACCCCTCCAACACCACCGGCACCTACAAAAGCTGTTTTAACGCTCCCTTTAAATAACGCGCTCTGTGCTACCGGAACAGTTGTTTCTGATAGTATCAGCACCATCACCTTTACCTGGAAAACCGCAGCCAATACAGATCATTATGATCTGTACTTGCAAAACCTGTTAGATAAATCGTCAAAAACTTATTCGGCCACAGATAATCAACTGGCACTTAACATTAAACGAGGCACGCCATTTTCATGGTACGTTATTTCGCGATCATCATCAAGCACAGTTACCGCGCAGAGCGATACCTGGAAATTTTATAATGCCGGTAAAGGGGAGATATCATACCCGCCATATCCGGCCACGCTCACATCACCAACATTTAGCCAGGCGGTAACTGCTACATCGGGCAAGGTTAACCTTACCTGGCAGGGCAAATCGGTACTTGCGGGCACTATCGAAAATTACGATGTATATTTCGGCACGGCCCAAAGCCCTCCATTGCTAAAAGATAAAATTACCGACAGCTTTTTAAATAATGTATCCGTAACATCCGGCCAAACCTATTACTGGAAGGTAGTTACACATGATTTTATCGGTAACTCTTCCAACTCGGCTGTTTACCAGTTTTCTGTAAAGTAAACTAAGGCCACATTGTAACTATAGCGGCACCAGATTAATATCTGCTGCCGCAACTTTTTTGTTACAACCATACTGTTAATCATTTTCTTATCAACTTTGAGGTTATTATTACGTTTGATAATTAACGTGGCCGGATTAAAAGTTAAATATTGCCTCTGTTTTGCAGTGCTGATGCTGGCGCTGAAGCCCTTCATTGGTTTCAGCTACTATGAGCAACTGAAATCCGAAACCAATATCACCATCCTGATCAAGGCTTTCAGCAAACGCAAACAGGAATTTAACGAAACCAGCGAATCGCATCCGGATTACATACAGCAACGTTTGGCTAATCCTATTGTGCCTTTGCTGTTGTTATTTTCATCTTTACTGAATATCATTTTTCCATTTGCTTTCGGCAACTACAAAAAGCTCAAAGGTATTTTTTCTGATCGTCCGGCTTCGGCTGTTGATGGTTCCCTCCCATTGTACTTGCTATCGGGCAAGCTTACTATCTGATTTTCTTTTTCGCTTACACGATCCTGCTTTTGCTTACGCGAAGATTGGTAGGGCTTTATTGCCTGATCCGTCATTGCGAGGTACGAAGCAATCCCAAACTGTACAGATCGGATTTGCATAGCGGCTCTGTAAATCGGGGATTGCTTCGTACCTCGCAATGACGGGTGGAGAAGTAATCGCCTCAAATCCATCCTTCCTCCTCGTAAGCCCCTCAACCCGTTTTCTTAATTTTTAAATCATTCATCAACATAAGATGCAACATCTTAACAGGTATTTGTGCATAGTACTGTTACTGTTAACGGCCGGTAACGTGTGTGCGCAGCAAAATGTACCACCGCTTACGTTAAAAACGCTTTTAAACAAAATTGGCAATACCGCCCCCTCCTTAATTACCGATTCGGCGGCTATTGGCATTAAGCAGGCCGCTGCCGTTGAGGCCCGCAACAACTGGCTACCCAACTTAAAACTGAATTACCAGGCCGATGTGGGTACCAATAACAATACCGCCGGGCCGTACTTTGGTTTCGGTATTATTCCCTCCAACTCGCGCGGGGTGCGCACCGAAAGCAACACCAGCGCCGTGCTCACCAACCTGGGTATTGCCGCCCTTGATTGGGAGGTTTACAATTTCGGTTCTTATGGCGCGCAGAATAAAGTGGCAGGATCGGAAGTGCAGTTGGCGCAGGATCAGTTTCAACAGTCAAAATATCAGTTGCAAACCTATGCCATAGGGTATTACCTTCAACTGCTGCGCCTGCAGGATTATATCAGCATACAACAAAAAAATATTCGCCGTAA
The sequence above is a segment of the Mucilaginibacter celer genome. Coding sequences within it:
- a CDS encoding MBG domain-containing protein produces the protein MGTKNLLSLFLFLITGSFVWAQAPVITNYNPTNGVAGTIVTVTGTGFNNAQKLTIGGIPTVILSNTGTQLTAMVMSGTTGGPVELTTSGGAITAAQTFTIGNSFYPTKVQGKDLSQLTTAGQTLKQSYSVAINADGSTILAGNPTDNGEVFVYSRTKENWKQQGDKLTAINTDGSPENFGNAVALSADGNIAIVGAPNHNQKNGAVWIFTRTNNTWQQTGIKLEGTGGNQNGAFIGRSAAISADGKTIIAGGFSAASKNAVWVFTQSDNRWQQSALLEAPDGGKSSKDKQPVALSADGNTVALKGLNASYVFYHAANGWVAQGGSILGNDQTASQYYPDFQITALALNADGNTLITGGSPETYQFGGAWVFVRTAGQWAQQAKLTPSPRPYNEFSRFGSSVSLSADGNTAAIGMPGYNNFAGAQQGGAMMFFTRNGNTWKAPDLNSILYGKNLNTPGGNDPGALVDTVNHHQGFASAISADGRVSIAGSVSNSSDGGCPWIFAAYGRSSQTITFTPPGPVTYGIPDFDPGAISTNKGLPIKYVVNQLSPATMVNGKLHVTGAGNINISASQDNGNDYYGPSTVYVNFTVNKAPLTARPNDTVRIYQQDNPAFTVKYTGLVNGDTEKSFSSFRVSSAAGKNSLPGVYPITAYIQTSNYDVTNIDGKLTVINPPVAFTIAGKHIYGEADFALNATSPNTTQPITFTSSNPAVATIVSNKIHIVGAGTTQITASQATDGYYPAYSTTQPLTVDKAPLTITAHNVSMYAGDAIPTLTATYAGFVNGDGSADLLSAVRFSTSAPATPDAGTYVISLSGATSNNYLITYTSGKLTVTNAIPTITSFSPSTAIEGSVVTITGTNLDKVTSVKFGATNAASFAASSKTTLQAVVGKGASGTVLIVAPGGTATLSGFTFMYTLPQSNFKLTTTGASCNGSINGAVNITAEQTLNYTATITGNGLNTPYTFTTAKTISNLAAGSYNVCITVAGYTDYKQCYDVVITEPKNLSVYAAINPNQDQLNLTLDGGTSYTIKLNGMQYSTTESSINLPLGLGDNEVEVTTDKLCQGIFKKLFSIGTRIIPYPNPFQSSLKLNLGNKNVGSVAVEIHDLADGKLVYLKQYANQSGILNLDLGELKNHVYSLKLTRDGQENIYKILKQQ